The Vibrio sp. B1FLJ16 DNA segment TGATTTCTCTTACATCAAATGATAATCGCAGGTTGGCGTTAACGATGCCGTAGATCTCTTCTGCATTGTAGCGAGGGGGTAGGATTGTGTGTTCGGCTTTGCGGACTTTGGGTTGATTGGCGTTAGCAATAGCCTCACGCGCGAGCATTAGGGCATGCTCATCATTTTCTGCATAGTAATCTGCGACACCGGATTTCCGGCAATGGACATCAGCGCCGCCTAGCTCTTCTCCGGTCACGACTTCTCCGGTTGCTGCTTTAACCAGCGGTGGGCCCGCGAGAAAGATGGTACCTTGTTCTTTAACCATGATGGAGACGTCAGCCATGGCGGGGACATAGGCTCCTCCTGCGGTGCAAAGGCCCATTACAACGGCAATTTGCGGAATGCTTTTGGCTGACATTCTGGCCTGATTGAAAAAGATTCGTCCAAAGTGGTCTTTGTCTGGGAAGACTTCAGACTGATGCGGGAGGTTGGCGCCGCCCGAATCGACCAGATAAACGCAGGGTAATCGGCAGCGCTGTGCAATCTCCTGCGCTCGCAGGTGTTTCTTTACTGTAAGTGGGTAGTAGGTACCGCCTTTAACCGAAGGGTCATTAGCGATTACCATGCATTGAATCCCCGCAATCTTACCTATACCAGCCACAACGCCAGCGCATGGTATGGGCTCTTCATATACCTCCCAGGCAGCGAACTGGCCGATTTCAAGGAACTCACTCTCATCATCGAGTAATTTGTTTATACGCTCACGTACAGGGAGCTTTCCTTTTTTTCTCTGATGTAAAATGGCTTTTTCACCGCGGCCTTGCCTGATGGTTTCAATGTCGCTATGGAGTTTATTTACTAGTTCCTCCATTGCCGCTTTGTTAGAAAGAAACAGATCGTCATTTGGCTTGGTTTTACTTTTTATGATTGCCATGGAGACTCCGTTTTCACAGAAAGGTGACTGTATGGTTAGCGTGACTCTTCGAACAACTCTCGTCCTATTAACATGCGGCGAATCTCTGAGGTACCCGCGCCGATTTCATACAGCTTGGCATCTCGTAGCAGTCTTCCGGTAGGATATTCGTTGACGTAACCATTACCGCCGAGTAGTTGTATCGCATCTAGTGACATTTGTGTGGCGAGTTCTGCGCTGTACAAGATAACGCCTGCCGCATCTTTACGCGTGCATTCGCCTCGGTCACAAGCTGAAGCGACGGTGTAGACGTAGGATTTAGCGGCGTTCATGCGTGAATACATGTCGGCGAGCTTGCCCTGGACTAACTGAAACTCACCAATTGATTGACCGAACTGCTTACGCTCGTGAACGTAAGGCACGACGATATCCATGCAAGCCTGCATTATTCCCAACGGGCCGCCTGCGAGGATTACTCGTTCATAGTCAAGACCACTCATTAATACTTCCACACCACGATTCAGTTCACCGAGAATGTTTGTTTTGGGAACGGAACAGTTCTTAAACACGAGTTCACAAGTGTTGGATCCGCGCATCCCCAATTTGTCGAGCTTCTGCGCATCGCGGAATCCAGCAAACTCTCTTTCGATAATAAAGGCGGTTATTCCCCGAGATCCTTCGTCTGGATCTGTTTTCGCGTAAACGACCAGTACATCCGCATCCGGTCCGTTAGTGACCCACATTTTACTGCCGTTCAGTACAAAGTGATCGCCTTTACTCTCCGCTTTAAGTTGCATGCTTATGACATCAGAACCTGCGTTTGGCTCACTCATAGCCAACGCACCGATATCAGAACCGTCGATTAAACCGGGTAAGTATTTCTCACGTTGAGCAGGGGTACCATTTCGGAAAATTTGATTCACGCAGAGGTTGGAATGGGCACCATAGCTAAGTCCGACAGAAGCTGAAGCACGACTGATTTCTTCCATAGCAACGACATGAGCGAGATAGCCCATACCTGCGCCGCCGTATTCTTCATCTACAGTGACACCCAGTAGTCCCATTTCACCAAAAAGCGGCCACAAATAATCGGGGAATTGATTGTTGTGATCGATATGCGCAGCAATTGGGGTGATATGCTCTGCAGCAAAGGCATTGACGTGGTCGCGGAGCATATCAATGGTCTCGCCAAGACCAAAATTGAGTGGGGTGTAAGCAGATTTCATAACATTTCCCCTGTAACAGGATAAAAGTCAGAGATGCGTGGATATTTTATTGTGCTTCTGCAACGTTTGTAAGCATCGCTCTTTAGCTGCGTTTAACTCACCCATCACAACGTTAATATCATTCATCTGTTGCTGTAGCAGAGCTTGTTTTTCTTCAATGATATTGAGCATTTTAAGTAGCTGCTCATCGGTTTGTTGAAGGTCATAAAGTTCAAAAAGTTCGCGAATTTCGGCGAGTGAGAAACCGAGTCGTTTCCCTCGTAATATCAGTTTTAAACGGACTTTGTCTCTGCGCTGATATACCCGCATATTACCTTTACGTTCAGGCTCAATGAGTCCGACATCCTCATAGAATCGGATGCTGCGAGTCGTAATCTCAAACTCTTTAGCAAGGTCGCTAATTTTGTATTTTTCCATCACACACTTACCTCAATCTGGAATCCAGCTTCTCGAAGTCGGACCTTGTGGTGAAAGGTCGGAGGAAAATATTGTTTTTATCAATTTGTTTCTTTACCTCACTGTAAAGGCTAGTGCTATGCTTACGTAAACGTCAAGAAATCACAGTGCGAAAGATTCGTCGTTATATTGGAAACTTAAGTTGGTTTGAAAGGTTTTGATAGCGAGTGTGATGGGCAAATTCGTACGCTGTGATACATCGTTAAAGGATGTGGAATCATGGAAAACGACATCTGGATTGTCAGTGCGAAAAGAACACCGATCGGACGCTTTCAGGGCCGGCTACAAACCCTCTCCGCGCCTGCATTAGGGGCCATTGCGATTAAAGCTGCTCTCCAACAAGCGGAGATAACATCAGTAGATGAAGTGTTTATGGGCTGCGTGTTACCCGCGGGTTGCGGTCAGGCTCCAGCACGGCAGGCGGCGCTAGAAGCCGAACTGCCAATCTCTACAGGCTGCACCACTATCAACAAAGTATGTGGCTCCGGAATGAAGAGCGTAATGCTTGCTCATGATTTGATTAAGGCTCGTACTATACATAGTGCCGTCGCTGGTGGCATGGAGAGTATGACTAACGCCCCTTATCTAATGAAAGAAGCCAGGAGCGGGATGCGAATGGGGCATCAATCGGTTTACGATCATATGTTCTTAGATGGATTAGAAGATGCCTACGAAGGGCTTTTGATGGGCGTATACGCTCAGCAAATCGCAGACAGGCTCAAGTTTAGCCGCACGAAAATGGATGAATGGGCAGCGATGTCCGCGGCACGAGCGTTAGAAGCGCAAGAGCAAGGGCTGTTTGAAGAGGAAATCTCCCCGGTTGAAATTCGCAGCAAAGCGTCGAATACGGTCTTGGACTACGATGAACACCCACGTTCAATAGACTTCGAAAAAATTGCCCGACTTAAACCCGCATTTGATATTCATGGCTCTGTCACCGCCGCTAACTCAAGCGCAATTTCAGATGGCGCTGCTGCACTCGTCCTGATGGACGCAGAAACTGCTCAGCATCATCACCTCTCACCACTGGCTGCAATCAAGGGCCATTCAACGCACGCCAGAGAACCTGCAGAATTTACTCTCGCTCCAGTCTATGCGATTGAGCAGTTATTATCGCAACTCGATTGGTCGATAGATGAGATTGATCTGTGGGAGATTAACGAAGCCTTCGCTGTTGTCACTCAAATCGCTATCGCTGAACTGGGCCTCGATCCCAGTAAAGTAAACATTAAGGGCGGAGCGTGTGCACTCGGGCATCCAATCGGTGCAAGCGGAGCCCGAATTCTGGTGACCTTAATTCACAGTCTGCGTCAGTTGCAGGCATTGGGTGTGGATGGTGATTCAGGCACTAAAAAGGCAGTAAGAGGGATTGCCGCAATCTGTATTGGTGGTGGAGAAGCAACGGCAATCGGTATCGAGATACCACTTTAGATTAAGAAATATCAGAAAAGGAGTGGGATATGACAACTCGTTTTGTTCCTCTGTTTATTGGTGGTGAGTTTCGTGAATCGCAAACCGCAGATTGGGTGGAAGTGACCAATCCGGCAACTAACGATGTCATTGCTTATGTTCCGTGCTCAACGAATGAGGAGATGCACGCTGCAATCGACAGCGCTAAAGCGACGTTTAAAACCTGGAAAGAGGTGGCGGTTTCTGAACGTGCGAGATTAATGCTCCGCTACCAACATTTGTTGAAAGAGCATCACGATGAACTGGCGGTTTTACTTTCCCATGAAACGGGTAAAACATTAGCCGACGCGAAAGGGGATGTTTGGCGCGGAATCGAAGTTGTTGAGCAAGCCGCCAGCATTGCCAGCAATCTTATGGGTGAAACGGTTGAAAATGTCGCGAGTGATATCGACAGCTACTCGATCATTCAACCTTTAGGGGTATGTTGCGGTATAACCCCGTTTAATTTTCCGGCAATGATTCCGTTATGGATGTTCCCGATTGCGATTGCCAGCGGTAATACCTTTGTTCTTAAACCTTCAGAGCAAGTGCCTCTCACTTCTATTCGACTCGCTGAGATTTTTGAGCAAGCAGGGGCACCAAAAGGCGTGTTGCAAATTGTACATGGCCGTAAGGAGCAAGTGGACTTTCTGCTTGCTCATCACGATATTCGGGCGATTTCCTTTGTTGGTTCCGTCCCCGTAGCTCAATACATCTACACCACGGGTACACAGCACTTTAAACGTGTACAGGCTTTTGCCGGCGCAAAAAATCACATGGTGATTATGCCGGATGCTAACAAGGAACAAGTGCTAAATAATTTAGTTGGTTCGTCGGTCGGTGCTGCGGGTCAACGCTGTATGGCAATATCAGTAGCTGTCTTTGTCGGTGAGTCGAAAGAGTGGATTGCAGAGCTTAAGGATGAGATGGCAAAAGTGCACCCGGGTGCCTGGGATGATGAAGATGCCGCTTATGGGCCGCTGATCAGCGAGCAGGCCAAACAACGGGTATTAGGTTTGATTGAGCTGGGTAAGCAGCAAGGCGCAGTTTGTGAACTTGATGGCAGTCAGTGCGAAGTGGATGGTTTCCCTGACGGGAATTGGGTGGGGCCGACGCTATTCAGCGGAGTAACAACGGGTATGTCGATTTACACCCAGGAGATCTTTGGTCCCGTCTTGGTTTGTATGGAAGTTGACACCTTGCAAGAGGCGATTGATGTCGTCAACCGCAACCCATACGGCAACGGAACGTCGATTTTTACCGCGAGTGGCGCTGCGGCGCGAAAATATCAGCATGAGATTCAGGTTGGTCAGGTCGGTATCAATGTACCTATCCCAGTTCCGTTACCATTCTTTTCATTTACTGGGTGGCGCGGCAGTTTCTATGGGGATTTGCACGCTTATGGAAAACAGGCGGTCCGATTCTATACCGAAACGAAAACCGTCACTTCGCGTTGGTTCGATGATGACCTTCCTGGCGGACCAAACCTGACGATTCAGCTACGTTAAGACTTTACGTCACCTTAATGGTAGGGGGCTTATATGGATTTTGAACTCAGCGACGACCAACGAGCGTTTGCTGATACCGCTGAGCAGTTTGCGACCGAATGTCTAGCCCCGATGGCTGCGGAATGGGACGAAAAACAGATCTTTCCCAAAGAGGTGTTGCGTGAAGCAGGTGAGTTAGGTTTTTTAAGTCTCTATACACCGGAAGAGCAAGGCGGCTTAGGTTTGAGTCGCTTGGATACCTCAATCATTTTTGAACAATTATCCATGGGCTGCACCTCAACAACGGCGTTTATGACCATTCATAATATGGTCACTTGGATGATAGGCAGCTTTGCCAGTGATGACGTTAAACAACGATTTTGCCCTAAGTTAATTACTGGTGAATGGTTAGGCTCTTACTGTCTGACGGAGCCTAACGCAGGTTCAGATGCCGCGTCACTGACGACTTCCGCGACGAGAAAGGGTGGCCAGTATATTCTCAATGGCAGCAAGACCTTTATCTCAGGCGCAGGAGGTACCGACGTTTTAGTCGTCATGGCAAGAACCGGAGACTCGGGCGCAAAAGGTATTTCAGCTTTTGTAGTCGAGGCAAACGCGAAAGGTATCAGTTACGGACGTAAAGAGCCTAAATTGGGCTGGAACAGTCAGCCGACCCGTGCCGTGACTTTTGAAAGCGTTGCCGTTCCCGCCAGTCAAATATTGGGTGAAGAAGGGCAAGGGTTTGTCTTTGCAATGAAAGGGCTGGACGGTGGACGAATCAACATCGCTACATGTTCGGTAGGTACTGCTCAACAGGCACTCAATCACGCTACTCAGTACATGCAGGAACGTAAACAGTTTGGTAAACCATTGGCTCAGTTGCAAGCGTTGCAATTTAAGTTAGCCGATATGGCAACTGAACTGGTCGCAGCAAGACAACTCGTGCGATATGCAGCTAGCAAGCTGGATAAGGGTGATAGCGACGCAACGGCTTATTGCGCAATGGCAAAACGATTTGCTACCGACGTCGGCTTTCAAATCTGCGATCAAGCGTTACAGATATATGGCGGTTACGGCTATATCAAGGAGTACCCGTTGGAGCGTTACTTCCGTGACGTTCGTGTACACCAGATTCTGGAAGGTACTAATGAGATCATGCGTCTGATTATTGCACGTCGCTTGCTGTCAGAAGAGTCAGCGTTACTTTGATTCTGCGTTTAAACATGTCCAATTAGGAGGTTTCAGGCTATGTCATCTACGCAACAAATCAGCGCAAGCATGCCAAAAGAACTGGGCTTAGCAGAGAGTTATTAGTAAAGGGAAAGGCGCTGAACCAAGCAGTGGAACTGGCGACTCGTTGGCTGTTTGCCTTTCTTGAGAAACGTCAACCGAATTGGATGAACCAATAGGAGGCCAAATGGCGGGGACAGTAACGATCACTGAAATGGATTGTCTGGACGGTATCCACAGGGTTGGTGTTGCGACTCTGGATAACACGTCGTCTTTAAATGCGTTGACTTATGACATGTTGTCCCAGCTCCATGAGCAATTAGTTAAATGGAAAGATGATCCCCATTTAGTCTGCGTAGTGCTGTCCGGGGCGGGAGAAAAAGCGTTCTGTGCGGGCGGTGACGTTAGGGCTATTTATCACGTCATGCACAAAGAGGGCAAAGATGCGACAGCAGATTTTTGTACTCGTTACTTCACGTTAGAGTATGAGTGTGATTATCTCATCCACACCTATAACAAGCCAGTGATAGCCTGGGGAGAAGGGATTGTTATGGGAGGAGGGATGGGGCTCTTTATGGGCGCGAGTCATAAGGTGGTTACACCTACATCTCGCTTGGCAATGCCAGAAGTCAACATTGGTCTCTACCCTGATGTTGGTGGTACATGGTTTCTGAGCCAGATAGATCCTGATGTGGGTCTGTTCCTTGGTTTGACCGGGGCAATAGTAAATTCAAGTGACGCTGTCACTATAGGGTTCGCTGACTGGTTGTTGCTAGAAGAGCATTTCCCGACCTTACTGAAAGAACTACAGAGGATATCTTGGGGTACCGAGAAAGCAACGGTACTGGTTGACGCTTTGTTGGCATTGCTGGAAGACGAAATTATCGACAGTAAGCCCGTCACACAAATTTGCCCGTGTTTGGAGCAAATTAAAGAGGCGTGTAAAGGCTTCGATTTAGAACTTATCGGACAGCGGATCATGGCAATGGATAATACCAATCAGTGGTTAGAAAATGCTAAAAACGCTTTCGCTACCGGCAGCCCAATTACGGCTCATATCGTCTTCAGACAAATCAAAGAATTCCACAGTTTGCCGCTTGCAGATTGCTTCCGCTTAGAGCTTACGTTATCCGTTCGCGGTGCATTACTGGGAGAATTTGAAGAAGGCGTTCGCGCGAGACTTATCGACCGTGATGGCGAACCAAATTGGATGTTTAAAAGTATTTCGGAAGTCGATGAGGATCTTATTGATACGCTTTTTAACTCGTTGTGGGCTAAAGATGAACATCCGTTATCAGGGTTAGGAGCTGAAGGAGATTAATCATGAGTACAATCGCATTTATCGGGTTAGGTAATATGGGTAGCCCTATGGCACAGAACCTGCTGGCCTCGGGATTCAATGTTCAGGTGTTTGACTCGGACATAGCAGCAGCACGAAAACTTGAGACATTTGGCGCTGTTGTTGCTGGCTCTCTTCAGCAAGTTATTGGTGGAGCGAGTATCGTCATCACTATGCTGCCAACGGCGACTCAGGTCAGAAGTGTCTACCTTGGTGACTTACATGGTGCGATAGGGGTACTTCATCTAGTGGCTCCGAATACATTATTAATTGATTGCTCAACCATTGATCCTGACTCTGCACGATTAGTGGCTAACGAAGCGGCTAACAGACAGCTGTTGTTTGTCGATTCTCCTGTCTCTGGTGGCGTCACCGGGGCAAAAGCAGCAACCCTGACGTTTATTGTGGGCGGTTCGGATGAGGCGTTTTCCAAAGCCAATGCAATTTTACGCTACATGGGTAAAAACGTGTTCCATGCCGGTAAAGCAGGGGACGGCCAAATGGCGAAGATTTGTAATAACTTAATGCTCGGCATCTTAATGTCAGGTACTTGCGAAGCGCTGAACCTTGGCATTGACCACGGTCTGGATCCGAAGGTTTTGTCGAATATTATGATGCAAAGTTCAGGGAGAAACTGGGCACTAGAGCTGTACAATCCATGCCCGGGAGTGATGGAGAGCTCTCCCGCAAGTCATCAGTATCAACCTGGCTTTATGAGTAAGTTAATGCTGAAAGATTTGGGCTTAGGGTTAGATGCAGCGTTGCAGACACATTCATCGGTACCGATGGGATCGCTCGCTCGTAATCTGTATGCGTTTCATAATGCGAATGGCAACGAAGAGCTCGATTTCTCAAGTCTGTTTGAGTTTTATCAAAAGAAATAATCAGTTGGATCAGGGTCTAAAAAAGGTCCATATCACGTTCTTTGTCGTCTAAATACCATGTGACAATTGTGTGAAATCGTAAAGTTGATTTACATCACACTTTGTTGGTTTGCATTTTGTCCAGTTCGCTTGTCGATCCGGAGTGACTTTTTCGTCACAGAATATCCTTTTTCTCATACATTAAAGCCCCTTTCTGTAAGGCCTCAAGGGTTTCCCGCTGCTATCTAAATAAACCACACAAACACTTAGCTTCCTAACTGATTTGTTGATTAATGCAATGTTAGTTTTCAGATATGACTCGTGAGCTTTAACTTTCAAATCCTCATAATGCGGCCGAATGTAACATTGTATTTCAAAATGTAACAATAAACACATGCTGTTAATGTGGTTTTATATTTTGATCTCCAGTGTTTCACATGCTCAACACATAAACATTCTAATGACTATAACAACTGGTTTTGGACGCAAGTCCTTAAT contains these protein-coding regions:
- a CDS encoding carboxyl transferase domain-containing protein, with protein sequence MAIIKSKTKPNDDLFLSNKAAMEELVNKLHSDIETIRQGRGEKAILHQRKKGKLPVRERINKLLDDESEFLEIGQFAAWEVYEEPIPCAGVVAGIGKIAGIQCMVIANDPSVKGGTYYPLTVKKHLRAQEIAQRCRLPCVYLVDSGGANLPHQSEVFPDKDHFGRIFFNQARMSAKSIPQIAVVMGLCTAGGAYVPAMADVSIMVKEQGTIFLAGPPLVKAATGEVVTGEELGGADVHCRKSGVADYYAENDEHALMLAREAIANANQPKVRKAEHTILPPRYNAEEIYGIVNANLRLSFDVREIIARIVDDSDFDEFKALYGRTLVCGFARLHGHLIGIIANNGILFSDSSQKGAHFIELCTKRKTPLLFLQNITGFMVGKKAEEEGIAKHGAKLVMAVACAEVPKFTIIIGGSYGAGNYGMCGRAYDPTMIWMWPNARISVMGGEQAAGVLTQVRKGIKERQGESWSEQEEHTFRESIIDLYETQGHPYYASARLWDDGIIDPKNTRQVLAQALNAALNAPIADSEFGIFRM
- a CDS encoding isovaleryl-CoA dehydrogenase, giving the protein MKSAYTPLNFGLGETIDMLRDHVNAFAAEHITPIAAHIDHNNQFPDYLWPLFGEMGLLGVTVDEEYGGAGMGYLAHVVAMEEISRASASVGLSYGAHSNLCVNQIFRNGTPAQREKYLPGLIDGSDIGALAMSEPNAGSDVISMQLKAESKGDHFVLNGSKMWVTNGPDADVLVVYAKTDPDEGSRGITAFIIEREFAGFRDAQKLDKLGMRGSNTCELVFKNCSVPKTNILGELNRGVEVLMSGLDYERVILAGGPLGIMQACMDIVVPYVHERKQFGQSIGEFQLVQGKLADMYSRMNAAKSYVYTVASACDRGECTRKDAAGVILYSAELATQMSLDAIQLLGGNGYVNEYPTGRLLRDAKLYEIGAGTSEIRRMLIGRELFEESR
- a CDS encoding MerR family DNA-binding transcriptional regulator, with protein sequence MEKYKISDLAKEFEITTRSIRFYEDVGLIEPERKGNMRVYQRRDKVRLKLILRGKRLGFSLAEIRELFELYDLQQTDEQLLKMLNIIEEKQALLQQQMNDINVVMGELNAAKERCLQTLQKHNKISTHL
- a CDS encoding thiolase family protein produces the protein MENDIWIVSAKRTPIGRFQGRLQTLSAPALGAIAIKAALQQAEITSVDEVFMGCVLPAGCGQAPARQAALEAELPISTGCTTINKVCGSGMKSVMLAHDLIKARTIHSAVAGGMESMTNAPYLMKEARSGMRMGHQSVYDHMFLDGLEDAYEGLLMGVYAQQIADRLKFSRTKMDEWAAMSAARALEAQEQGLFEEEISPVEIRSKASNTVLDYDEHPRSIDFEKIARLKPAFDIHGSVTAANSSAISDGAAALVLMDAETAQHHHLSPLAAIKGHSTHAREPAEFTLAPVYAIEQLLSQLDWSIDEIDLWEINEAFAVVTQIAIAELGLDPSKVNIKGGACALGHPIGASGARILVTLIHSLRQLQALGVDGDSGTKKAVRGIAAICIGGGEATAIGIEIPL
- a CDS encoding CoA-acylating methylmalonate-semialdehyde dehydrogenase; translated protein: MTTRFVPLFIGGEFRESQTADWVEVTNPATNDVIAYVPCSTNEEMHAAIDSAKATFKTWKEVAVSERARLMLRYQHLLKEHHDELAVLLSHETGKTLADAKGDVWRGIEVVEQAASIASNLMGETVENVASDIDSYSIIQPLGVCCGITPFNFPAMIPLWMFPIAIASGNTFVLKPSEQVPLTSIRLAEIFEQAGAPKGVLQIVHGRKEQVDFLLAHHDIRAISFVGSVPVAQYIYTTGTQHFKRVQAFAGAKNHMVIMPDANKEQVLNNLVGSSVGAAGQRCMAISVAVFVGESKEWIAELKDEMAKVHPGAWDDEDAAYGPLISEQAKQRVLGLIELGKQQGAVCELDGSQCEVDGFPDGNWVGPTLFSGVTTGMSIYTQEIFGPVLVCMEVDTLQEAIDVVNRNPYGNGTSIFTASGAAARKYQHEIQVGQVGINVPIPVPLPFFSFTGWRGSFYGDLHAYGKQAVRFYTETKTVTSRWFDDDLPGGPNLTIQLR
- a CDS encoding acyl-CoA dehydrogenase family protein, with the protein product MDFELSDDQRAFADTAEQFATECLAPMAAEWDEKQIFPKEVLREAGELGFLSLYTPEEQGGLGLSRLDTSIIFEQLSMGCTSTTAFMTIHNMVTWMIGSFASDDVKQRFCPKLITGEWLGSYCLTEPNAGSDAASLTTSATRKGGQYILNGSKTFISGAGGTDVLVVMARTGDSGAKGISAFVVEANAKGISYGRKEPKLGWNSQPTRAVTFESVAVPASQILGEEGQGFVFAMKGLDGGRINIATCSVGTAQQALNHATQYMQERKQFGKPLAQLQALQFKLADMATELVAARQLVRYAASKLDKGDSDATAYCAMAKRFATDVGFQICDQALQIYGGYGYIKEYPLERYFRDVRVHQILEGTNEIMRLIIARRLLSEESALL
- a CDS encoding enoyl-CoA hydratase/isomerase family protein, giving the protein MAGTVTITEMDCLDGIHRVGVATLDNTSSLNALTYDMLSQLHEQLVKWKDDPHLVCVVLSGAGEKAFCAGGDVRAIYHVMHKEGKDATADFCTRYFTLEYECDYLIHTYNKPVIAWGEGIVMGGGMGLFMGASHKVVTPTSRLAMPEVNIGLYPDVGGTWFLSQIDPDVGLFLGLTGAIVNSSDAVTIGFADWLLLEEHFPTLLKELQRISWGTEKATVLVDALLALLEDEIIDSKPVTQICPCLEQIKEACKGFDLELIGQRIMAMDNTNQWLENAKNAFATGSPITAHIVFRQIKEFHSLPLADCFRLELTLSVRGALLGEFEEGVRARLIDRDGEPNWMFKSISEVDEDLIDTLFNSLWAKDEHPLSGLGAEGD
- the mmsB gene encoding 3-hydroxyisobutyrate dehydrogenase, producing MSTIAFIGLGNMGSPMAQNLLASGFNVQVFDSDIAAARKLETFGAVVAGSLQQVIGGASIVITMLPTATQVRSVYLGDLHGAIGVLHLVAPNTLLIDCSTIDPDSARLVANEAANRQLLFVDSPVSGGVTGAKAATLTFIVGGSDEAFSKANAILRYMGKNVFHAGKAGDGQMAKICNNLMLGILMSGTCEALNLGIDHGLDPKVLSNIMMQSSGRNWALELYNPCPGVMESSPASHQYQPGFMSKLMLKDLGLGLDAALQTHSSVPMGSLARNLYAFHNANGNEELDFSSLFEFYQKK